Proteins encoded by one window of Lactobacillus sp. ESL0684:
- the galT gene encoding UDP-glucose--hexose-1-phosphate uridylyltransferase, producing MKKSNLVKEFVDQVIGMSDYTDLDRIYLTNRVLRLVGDEALHQQTSSGDLLDLKAELVKTAQVAGKCGTSNNEADILEAQLMELIVPRTSVVNQRFWQTYQDSPTQAINDFYTLSKSSDYIKTRAIAKNVYFVTPSEYGDLEITINLAKPEKDPKEIAAAKKQANHSYPLCQLCLENEGYLGRMAYPARSNHRVIRFQLGQEDWGFQYSPYAYFNEHCIFLAAKHQEMKIERQTFKRLLTILEQFPGYFVGSNADLPIVGGSILTHEHYQGGRHDFPMAKAPIMTKLSFCGFTDVTAGIVKWPMSVIRLRSSKKEQLVELANKILTTWRTYSDETVNIRAFTSQTPHHTLTPIARMHDDQFELDLVLRDNQTSKQYPDGIFHPHPDVQHIKKENIGLIEVMGLAILPPRLQDELHEVEKYLLDKPNKIKSIHLAWANELKTNFEINPKNVTQILQTALGQVFARVLADAGVFKQTPQGQAAFLRFVQTVGIE from the coding sequence ATGAAAAAGTCCAATTTAGTAAAAGAATTTGTCGATCAGGTAATTGGCATGAGCGACTATACTGACTTAGACCGAATTTATTTGACTAATCGTGTTTTGCGCTTAGTTGGCGATGAGGCCCTTCATCAGCAGACAAGTAGCGGTGATTTGCTAGATTTAAAAGCTGAACTAGTTAAAACTGCACAGGTAGCTGGTAAATGCGGTACATCAAATAATGAGGCTGATATATTAGAAGCGCAGTTAATGGAGTTAATCGTGCCCAGGACAAGTGTGGTTAATCAACGCTTTTGGCAGACTTATCAGGATAGTCCGACTCAAGCAATTAACGATTTTTACACTTTGAGTAAAAGTAGCGACTATATCAAAACTCGTGCAATTGCCAAAAATGTCTATTTTGTTACGCCTAGCGAATATGGTGATTTAGAAATCACCATTAATTTGGCTAAACCTGAAAAGGACCCCAAGGAAATTGCAGCGGCTAAAAAGCAGGCCAATCATAGCTACCCCTTATGCCAATTGTGTCTTGAAAATGAAGGTTATCTGGGGAGAATGGCTTATCCAGCACGCAGCAATCATCGAGTTATTCGTTTTCAATTGGGGCAAGAAGACTGGGGCTTTCAATACTCACCGTATGCCTATTTTAACGAGCATTGTATTTTTTTAGCGGCTAAGCACCAAGAAATGAAAATTGAACGACAAACTTTTAAGCGCCTGTTGACAATTCTCGAGCAGTTTCCAGGGTATTTTGTCGGTAGCAACGCTGATTTGCCAATTGTTGGTGGCTCAATTTTAACGCATGAGCATTATCAAGGCGGTCGGCATGACTTTCCGATGGCTAAGGCGCCAATAATGACGAAGCTATCTTTTTGCGGCTTTACTGATGTGACGGCTGGAATTGTGAAATGGCCGATGTCAGTTATTCGCTTGCGTAGTTCTAAAAAAGAGCAGTTGGTAGAACTGGCAAATAAAATTTTAACCACTTGGCGCACCTATAGCGATGAAACCGTCAATATTCGCGCCTTTACTAGTCAAACGCCACATCATACGTTGACCCCAATTGCTCGCATGCACGATGATCAGTTTGAATTAGATTTGGTTTTACGTGATAATCAAACTTCTAAGCAATATCCAGACGGAATTTTTCATCCGCATCCTGACGTGCAACATATCAAAAAGGAAAATATTGGCTTAATCGAGGTAATGGGCTTAGCAATTTTGCCGCCGCGACTGCAGGATGAATTACATGAAGTCGAAAAATATCTCTTAGATAAACCTAACAAGATTAAGTCAATTCATCTTGCTTGGGCCAATGAGTTAAAAACTAATTTTGAAATTAATCCCAAAAATGTTACTCAGATCTTGCAAACTGCGTTAGGGCAGGTATTTGCCCGAGTTTTGGCGGATGCGGGTGTCTTTAAACAAACGCCGCAAGGTCAAGCAGCGTTTTTGCGATTTGTGCAAACTGTCGGTATAGAATAA
- a CDS encoding ABC transporter ATP-binding protein yields MIIKYYTKWKLVALVVLGVIASTRNIVMAYIMETMTNALAKRDLHELPQMFANALVLLLIVLAAELGYNYLKNNAIREVNTLLRGKILAGMLRTSTEDNASALGFLTNDFKLLETNRFNAEINIVFYFVTVVVSLVYAIYINSLLTLFFLIGSAIPILLSALLQKPIRKSANQWTKANGKYVSQIKNILAGTDSLKLYRKQANAVAENRPKISRLEQALCKMNLSSDNIQTIVGFVGIYGTFVIPAYLGGLMVLHNQTTIGALFAIVQLSNSVVNPLMQILEERNHLSTTKDIVKKVNYYLDLSNAKMPAVVTTFNKQVSLADITLTRANQQLVSGLNLTINSGEKVAIIGPSGSGKSTLLQFMISGKFGKAAKIMIDNQEFKAGQISELFAYASQAPVIFADTLWFNLTLGEELPIKAVEKVCEQLQLTAMVAEKGFDYQLGDNADQLSGGQLARIELARAILSKRPILLLDEINASLDQATSNVIHQVLLQSDLTFIEVIHHYHTADLAKYDQVIDLAG; encoded by the coding sequence ATGATTATAAAATATTATACTAAATGGAAACTTGTGGCACTGGTAGTGTTGGGCGTGATTGCTAGTACGCGGAATATTGTGATGGCTTATATAATGGAAACGATGACTAATGCCTTAGCCAAGCGTGACCTACATGAATTACCACAGATGTTTGCAAATGCCCTCGTTTTATTGTTAATCGTCTTAGCGGCTGAATTAGGCTACAATTATTTGAAGAATAACGCGATTAGAGAAGTCAATACTTTGTTGCGTGGTAAAATTTTAGCAGGGATGCTGCGGACTTCGACTGAAGATAATGCCTCAGCTTTAGGATTTTTGACCAATGATTTTAAATTATTGGAAACTAATCGCTTTAACGCGGAAATTAATATCGTTTTTTATTTTGTTACGGTAGTTGTTTCGCTAGTTTACGCAATTTATATTAATTCACTTTTGACTTTGTTTTTTCTAATTGGTTCTGCTATACCAATACTACTTTCAGCTTTACTGCAAAAGCCGATACGCAAGTCTGCTAACCAGTGGACTAAAGCTAATGGCAAGTATGTTAGTCAAATAAAAAATATCTTAGCAGGCACGGACTCGTTAAAGCTATATCGCAAGCAGGCCAATGCAGTTGCGGAAAATCGACCAAAGATTTCACGTTTAGAACAGGCTCTGTGCAAGATGAATCTATCGAGTGATAATATTCAAACTATTGTTGGTTTTGTGGGAATTTATGGTACCTTCGTTATTCCGGCCTATTTAGGTGGGTTAATGGTGTTGCATAATCAGACTACTATTGGCGCTTTGTTTGCAATTGTGCAATTATCTAATTCGGTTGTTAATCCGCTGATGCAAATCTTGGAAGAACGTAATCACTTGTCAACTACCAAAGATATTGTTAAAAAGGTAAATTACTATTTAGATTTGTCAAATGCTAAAATGCCAGCGGTTGTAACCACTTTTAATAAGCAGGTAAGTTTAGCAGATATTACTTTAACTCGGGCTAACCAGCAGCTAGTTAGTGGACTTAATTTAACGATTAATTCAGGAGAAAAGGTAGCAATTATTGGACCTTCTGGTAGTGGCAAATCTACTTTGCTGCAATTTATGATATCTGGTAAGTTTGGTAAAGCAGCAAAAATTATGATTGATAATCAAGAATTTAAAGCAGGACAAATTTCCGAGCTATTTGCTTATGCTAGTCAAGCGCCTGTAATTTTTGCGGATACTCTATGGTTTAACTTAACTTTGGGTGAGGAGTTACCTATCAAAGCAGTCGAAAAAGTTTGTGAGCAATTGCAATTGACTGCTATGGTGGCGGAAAAAGGCTTTGATTATCAATTAGGGGATAATGCGGATCAGTTATCTGGTGGGCAATTAGCGCGAATTGAATTGGCACGGGCAATTCTGTCTAAACGACCAATTTTGTTACTTGATGAAATTAATGCATCGCTTGATCAAGCAACTTCAAACGTAATTCATCAAGTATTATTGCAATCAGATTTAACTTTTATAGAAGTAATCCATCACTATCACACTGCTGATTTGGCTAAGTATGATCAAGTAATTGACCTTGCAGGTTAG
- a CDS encoding ABC transporter ATP-binding protein, which translates to MFKYLKQHFLLVALVSILLLSNSFLQVYAATQMAQLANFLIARKFTAFMTTLAFIFGIWLITFVLTFIEGYLQELVTQQIVTSIRTDLVDSLSHLSTLEFQQKSVDYYESWLQNDVNLIRQQGINSLFVIIRFSGNAIFALGALLNYSYLLFSIALILLILIIAVPKLVKPFLTKGASEISAANEKFLQVTSSALHGYETLSAFNALKELVHLTKVGSQFVKRANVHNACRQGEVGLVTGMINIGSQLVVLGVTGYLHFQGVVSAGAILATAELATKVFDSAGIINNNFAKMMSVTELFAKFKQIDAQTDNNEQQISLPNDQFESLEFRNVSFSYPNTKTDIIDNFSYKFTAGETYQLTGVSGRGKTTLFRLATKQLLPQSGQILLNGIDLCQLSREQINRIIVAVPQNITIFPESLDYNVTLGRELKTQALAKTKQTFGVNDNWQVESLSGGERQRLALARLVAVKDKLVLLDESFSSVDLPTSKVLLEAVLKQTDSVILISHRQAEVAGLKLHTVSLD; encoded by the coding sequence ATGTTTAAATATCTGAAACAGCATTTTCTATTAGTAGCTTTGGTTAGTATATTGTTGTTATCTAACTCATTCTTACAGGTTTATGCAGCTACCCAAATGGCACAATTAGCCAACTTTCTAATAGCCCGTAAATTTACTGCCTTCATGACAACACTAGCTTTCATTTTTGGCATTTGGCTCATTACCTTTGTTTTGACTTTTATAGAGGGTTATCTGCAAGAATTGGTGACGCAACAGATAGTTACTTCGATTAGAACTGATTTAGTTGATAGCTTAAGTCACTTGTCTACACTGGAATTCCAACAAAAATCGGTTGATTATTATGAGTCCTGGCTACAAAATGATGTTAACTTAATTAGGCAACAAGGTATCAATTCTTTGTTTGTGATTATTAGGTTTAGTGGTAATGCTATTTTTGCTCTAGGTGCCTTACTTAATTACAGTTATCTGCTCTTTAGCATTGCTCTTATTTTGTTAATTTTAATTATTGCTGTGCCCAAGCTGGTTAAACCCTTTTTAACCAAGGGAGCCAGCGAAATTTCGGCTGCTAATGAAAAATTTCTGCAAGTAACTAGCAGCGCTTTACATGGCTACGAAACCTTGTCTGCCTTTAATGCGTTAAAGGAGTTGGTACACTTAACTAAGGTTGGTTCTCAATTTGTTAAACGCGCCAATGTGCATAACGCTTGTCGTCAGGGTGAGGTTGGCTTGGTAACTGGAATGATTAACATTGGCAGTCAGTTGGTTGTTTTGGGAGTGACTGGATATTTACATTTTCAGGGTGTGGTTAGCGCTGGGGCAATTTTGGCTACAGCAGAACTAGCTACCAAGGTGTTTGATTCAGCAGGAATTATTAATAATAACTTTGCGAAAATGATGTCGGTTACTGAATTATTTGCTAAGTTCAAACAAATTGATGCTCAAACTGATAATAATGAACAACAGATAAGTTTACCGAATGACCAATTTGAGTCACTTGAATTTCGCAACGTTAGCTTTAGTTACCCGAATACCAAAACTGACATTATTGATAATTTTTCATATAAATTTACCGCAGGTGAAACTTACCAATTAACTGGGGTATCCGGACGCGGTAAGACAACGCTATTTCGGCTTGCGACCAAGCAATTATTACCACAATCTGGGCAGATCTTGTTAAATGGGATTGATCTTTGTCAGTTATCGCGTGAGCAAATCAACCGTATAATTGTGGCTGTTCCGCAAAATATCACCATTTTTCCAGAATCGCTTGACTATAATGTTACTTTGGGGCGTGAGCTCAAGACGCAAGCACTTGCAAAGACAAAGCAGACTTTTGGCGTTAATGATAACTGGCAAGTTGAGAGTTTATCAGGTGGGGAGCGGCAGCGTCTGGCACTAGCACGATTAGTCGCTGTCAAAGATAAATTGGTCTTGTTAGATGAAAGTTTTTCTAGTGTCGATCTTCCGACCAGCAAGGTTTTGCTAGAAGCAGTGCTCAAGCAAACAGATAGTGTGATCTTGATTTCCCATCGCCAAGCTGAAGTTGCCGGACTAAAACTACATACTGTATCTTTAGATTAA
- a CDS encoding IS1182 family transposase, producing MYQNYITGQTALTLNFDFSIPKNHLAQVISDFVDSIPADVLLEDNSNTGRPAYHPAMMLKILLFAYSRRVFSGRKIERMLTENLPMMVIASGKHISYHTINNFRASSHTNQLIKQAFVYFTNLLQAEGLLREDAIFIDGTKIEADANKYTFVWKRAVEKFHTKLKANAVELYDELIQKEVIQAITEEEAQTSQGLAIMAEQTETAIKQLDEAIAAEPKVIPGGSTKKRQRRGLKKVLHKLRKDFIPRAEKYEQAQATFGERNSYSKTNHDATFMHMKEDHMRNGQLKPGYNIQVATTNQYVVDYALYPNPTDFKTLEPFLKQMTNLDKFQNIVADAGYGSEYNYSMLENEYEDKQYFIPYSLYDKEQTRKYKKDPTKLANWTYNEQADYYLDWQGVQFNFKRYGKRRNKSTGLISDLKIYEADEFQLTAELTELAKTKSGRQRQVQYNPNWQYLKAKAKQTLQSSEGRRIYGCRKTDVEPVFGHMKNVFGVRRTHLRGKKKVETDVGLMFMMMNLSKYWSRRGGGKLLLQEISNKKQIKIFYYENLVCF from the coding sequence ATGTATCAAAATTATATCACAGGTCAAACTGCTTTAACACTCAACTTTGACTTTTCTATTCCTAAAAATCATCTTGCTCAGGTTATCAGTGATTTTGTCGACTCGATTCCTGCCGATGTGCTGCTGGAAGACAATTCAAATACTGGTCGACCTGCCTATCACCCAGCAATGATGCTCAAAATACTACTCTTTGCCTACTCTAGACGCGTTTTCTCTGGTAGAAAAATTGAGCGGATGCTCACAGAAAACCTCCCGATGATGGTCATAGCTAGTGGTAAACATATTTCATATCATACGATCAATAACTTTAGAGCTAGTAGCCATACCAATCAGCTGATTAAACAAGCTTTTGTCTATTTTACTAATCTTTTGCAAGCAGAAGGGTTGCTTAGAGAAGATGCCATCTTTATTGATGGGACCAAAATTGAAGCTGATGCTAACAAGTATACTTTCGTTTGGAAAAGAGCTGTCGAAAAGTTTCATACTAAGTTAAAGGCTAATGCAGTTGAGCTTTATGACGAATTGATTCAAAAAGAAGTAATCCAAGCGATTACTGAAGAAGAAGCACAAACTAGTCAGGGTCTGGCAATCATGGCAGAACAAACAGAAACTGCCATCAAGCAACTAGATGAAGCAATCGCGGCTGAGCCGAAAGTAATTCCTGGAGGTTCAACTAAAAAACGTCAAAGGCGAGGCCTTAAAAAAGTCTTGCATAAGTTGCGTAAGGATTTTATCCCCAGAGCAGAAAAGTATGAACAGGCGCAAGCAACTTTTGGTGAGCGTAATAGCTACTCAAAGACCAATCATGATGCCACTTTTATGCATATGAAAGAAGATCATATGAGGAATGGTCAGCTTAAACCCGGATATAATATTCAAGTGGCAACTACCAACCAATATGTAGTAGATTATGCACTTTACCCTAATCCAACAGACTTCAAGACTTTAGAACCTTTCTTAAAGCAAATGACAAATTTAGACAAGTTCCAGAACATCGTTGCCGATGCCGGCTATGGCAGCGAATATAATTATTCTATGCTTGAAAATGAGTATGAAGATAAACAATATTTTATTCCTTACAGCCTTTACGATAAGGAGCAGACTAGAAAGTACAAGAAAGATCCCACTAAGCTAGCTAATTGGACCTATAACGAACAAGCAGATTATTATCTTGACTGGCAAGGTGTGCAGTTCAATTTCAAACGTTATGGTAAGCGAAGGAATAAGAGTACGGGGTTAATCTCTGATCTAAAAATATATGAAGCAGATGAGTTTCAATTAACCGCTGAATTGACTGAGCTAGCCAAAACTAAGAGCGGACGCCAAAGGCAGGTGCAATACAACCCCAATTGGCAATATTTAAAGGCAAAAGCTAAACAAACTCTTCAAAGTAGCGAAGGCAGACGGATCTATGGCTGTAGAAAAACGGACGTAGAGCCAGTCTTTGGACATATGAAGAACGTTTTTGGTGTGCGCAGAACTCATTTGCGAGGGAAGAAAAAGGTCGAAACCGATGTAGGCTTGATGTTCATGATGATGAATTTGAGCAAATATTGGAGTAGAAGAGGTGGCGGAAAACTTCTTTTACAGGAAATAAGCAACAAAAAACAGATCAAGATTTTCTATTACGAAAACTTGGTCTGTTTTTAA
- the pepC gene encoding aminopeptidase C, which translates to MTKEITEQAIAEFTKDLANHAGSNIAANAAQENGIYKASQNTQSKIDLEPTFSVEIATGKPADQKQSGRCWMFSALNTMRHPMQKEYKIKDFELSQNYTNFWDKFEKSNWFFENVIASANQPLGDRKVAFLFATPQQDGGQWDMLCGLIEKYGIVPKSVYPETANSNNSSALNDTLNTLLRKDGLELRELVNAGKTDQEVEDRKNEMLNDVFRILAISLGVPPTKFDFEYRDDDNNYHREAGITPKAFFDKYVGMNLEDHVSIINSPTADKPYHQVFSVEYLGNIVDGRQVRHLNLEVAEMKDLIIKQLQSGEVVWFGSNVGKDSERQLGLLDTKIYQRDQLFDIDLSMSKADKLDSGESMMDHAMVITGVDLVDDKPTKWKIENSWGDKPGFKGYFVMSDAWFDDFVYQAVINKKFLSDKVKQEFDEGSKNPTQLLPWDPMGALAFK; encoded by the coding sequence ATGACTAAAGAAATTACTGAGCAAGCAATTGCCGAATTTACTAAAGATTTAGCAAACCATGCTGGCAGCAATATTGCTGCCAATGCCGCTCAAGAAAATGGCATTTACAAGGCCAGCCAAAATACTCAATCAAAGATTGATTTAGAACCAACTTTTTCAGTAGAAATTGCCACGGGCAAACCGGCTGATCAAAAGCAATCTGGACGTTGCTGGATGTTCTCAGCCTTAAACACCATGCGTCACCCAATGCAAAAAGAATACAAGATTAAGGATTTCGAATTATCCCAAAATTACACTAACTTCTGGGATAAATTTGAAAAGTCTAACTGGTTCTTTGAAAATGTAATTGCGTCTGCCAATCAACCTTTAGGCGATCGTAAAGTTGCCTTCTTATTTGCCACTCCACAACAAGACGGTGGTCAATGGGATATGCTCTGCGGCTTAATCGAAAAATACGGAATTGTCCCAAAATCAGTTTATCCAGAAACTGCTAACTCTAACAATTCTAGTGCCTTAAATGATACGCTAAACACGTTATTACGTAAGGACGGCTTAGAATTACGCGAACTAGTCAATGCTGGTAAAACAGACCAAGAAGTTGAAGACCGTAAAAATGAGATGTTAAATGATGTCTTTCGGATTTTGGCTATTTCATTGGGTGTGCCACCAACAAAATTTGATTTTGAATATCGCGACGATGACAATAATTATCACCGTGAAGCTGGAATTACGCCCAAAGCATTCTTTGACAAATATGTGGGCATGAATTTGGAAGACCACGTTTCAATTATCAATTCACCAACTGCTGATAAACCTTATCACCAAGTATTCTCAGTTGAATATCTAGGTAACATCGTTGACGGTCGCCAAGTCCGGCACCTTAATTTAGAAGTTGCTGAAATGAAAGACCTAATCATCAAGCAATTGCAATCAGGCGAAGTAGTTTGGTTCGGCTCTAATGTCGGTAAAGATTCAGAGCGCCAACTTGGTTTGCTTGATACTAAGATTTACCAACGCGATCAATTATTTGATATTGATCTGTCAATGTCTAAAGCAGACAAACTTGATTCTGGCGAAAGCATGATGGATCACGCCATGGTCATTACTGGGGTTGATTTAGTCGACGACAAACCAACTAAGTGGAAGATCGAAAACTCTTGGGGCGACAAACCTGGTTTTAAAGGTTACTTCGTGATGAGTGATGCTTGGTTTGATGACTTTGTTTATCAAGCAGTTATTAACAAGAAATTCTTGTCAGATAAAGTTAAGCAAGAATTTGACGAAGGCAGCAAGAACCCAACGCAATTATTGCCATGGGATCCAATGGGTGCTTTAGCTTTCAAATAA
- a CDS encoding dUTP diphosphatase — MKTRGFERVSKYQNKNINLPRRQTIASAGYDLEAAKDVLVPSIWRLNFVRIFRLIRNGHQLYEPDYELADHVLKPLLIPTGIKAYMPDDEVLLLANRSSNTMKKNLSLPNGIGVIDADYYNNPNNEGEIFMQVINYGVRPLQIRKGDRIGQGIFIHYLKTDQDLPVSRKRMNGFGSTNKEEN; from the coding sequence ATTAAGACACGTGGATTTGAAAGAGTTTCTAAGTATCAAAATAAAAATATTAACCTTCCTAGAAGACAGACGATTGCTAGTGCGGGTTATGACTTGGAGGCCGCTAAAGACGTATTAGTGCCAAGTATTTGGCGGTTAAACTTTGTCCGGATTTTTCGCTTAATCAGAAATGGACATCAATTATACGAACCAGATTATGAATTAGCTGATCATGTGTTAAAGCCGTTGCTGATTCCGACTGGAATTAAGGCTTATATGCCAGATGACGAGGTATTGCTACTTGCCAATCGTTCGTCCAATACAATGAAAAAAAATTTAAGTTTGCCTAACGGAATTGGGGTAATTGATGCTGATTATTACAATAATCCGAATAATGAGGGCGAAATCTTTATGCAGGTAATTAATTATGGTGTTAGACCGCTGCAAATCCGTAAAGGTGATCGAATCGGGCAGGGGATTTTTATTCACTATTTAAAAACTGATCAGGATTTACCAGTTAGCCGTAAACGGATGAATGGTTTTGGTTCAACTAATAAGGAAGAGAATTAA
- the radA gene encoding DNA repair protein RadA, which yields MAKIKTKYKCRSCGYVSASYLGRCPNCGAWNQFEQESEAVANRSTKGSPSRLIKKTGTNDPVKLNSVQAEKEERILTSSKELNRVLGGGIVPGSLVLIGGDPGIGKSTLMLQIMSDLAKTYKVLYVSGEESASQIKLRANRLDLGASDMLLYPETDMEDIRQQIAEVEPDFVIIDSIQTMNEPSLDSMTGSASQVREVTSELMKIAKMQAITVFVIGHVTKEGTIAGPKILEHMVDTVLYFEGDEHHAYRILHSVKNRFGAANEIGMFEMVNEGLQEVTNPSAIFLDERLPQSTGSAIVVSLEGTRPLLAEIQALVTPTAFGYAKRTTSGIDYNRAALLLAVLEKRGNLMLQNQDVYLTATGGIRLNEPAVDLAVIMAIASSYKNQEISPTDCFVGEVGLTGEVRRVNKIEARIKEAAKTGFKRIYIPKHNMQAGLKNLGIEVIPVASIRQALKLVLG from the coding sequence ATGGCTAAAATAAAAACTAAGTATAAGTGTCGTTCTTGTGGCTATGTTTCGGCAAGTTATTTAGGACGTTGTCCTAATTGTGGTGCTTGGAACCAATTTGAACAAGAAAGCGAAGCAGTTGCTAACCGTTCTACTAAGGGAAGTCCTAGCCGGTTAATTAAAAAGACTGGTACTAATGATCCCGTTAAATTAAATAGTGTTCAAGCGGAAAAAGAAGAACGGATTTTGACAAGTTCTAAGGAATTGAATCGTGTCTTAGGAGGCGGTATTGTTCCAGGGTCTTTAGTCTTAATTGGTGGGGATCCCGGAATTGGAAAGTCCACATTAATGCTCCAGATTATGAGTGATCTAGCTAAAACATATAAAGTTTTATATGTTTCAGGAGAAGAGTCTGCAAGTCAAATAAAACTGCGAGCTAATCGCTTGGACCTAGGTGCTAGCGATATGTTACTCTATCCGGAAACCGACATGGAAGATATTCGCCAGCAAATTGCAGAGGTTGAGCCGGATTTTGTGATTATTGATTCTATTCAAACGATGAACGAGCCCAGTCTTGATTCGATGACTGGTTCCGCCTCACAAGTTCGAGAAGTGACCAGTGAACTAATGAAAATTGCCAAGATGCAGGCTATTACCGTTTTTGTCATTGGGCATGTGACTAAGGAAGGAACAATTGCCGGGCCTAAGATTTTGGAACATATGGTGGATACAGTACTTTATTTCGAAGGTGATGAACACCATGCTTATCGAATCTTGCATTCTGTTAAAAATCGCTTTGGTGCTGCCAATGAAATTGGGATGTTTGAGATGGTTAACGAGGGATTACAAGAAGTCACCAATCCATCAGCAATTTTTCTCGATGAACGCTTGCCGCAGTCAACTGGCTCGGCAATTGTGGTTTCACTTGAAGGAACGCGGCCGCTGCTTGCTGAAATTCAAGCTTTGGTAACGCCAACAGCCTTTGGCTACGCTAAGAGAACGACTTCTGGTATCGATTATAATCGGGCTGCTTTGCTTTTGGCAGTTCTGGAAAAGCGTGGCAACCTAATGTTGCAGAATCAGGACGTCTATTTGACGGCAACTGGTGGAATTCGGTTAAATGAGCCTGCTGTTGATCTGGCAGTGATTATGGCGATTGCATCTAGTTATAAAAATCAAGAGATTTCCCCTACTGATTGTTTTGTTGGTGAGGTTGGCTTAACTGGAGAAGTTCGCCGGGTTAATAAAATCGAAGCACGGATTAAAGAAGCAGCTAAAACAGGGTTTAAGCGAATTTATATTCCTAAACATAATATGCAAGCCGGTTTGAAAAACTTGGGGATTGAAGTAATTCCAGTTGCTAGTATCAGACAGGCACTAAAGCTAGTTTTAGGCTAG